From Callospermophilus lateralis isolate mCalLat2 chromosome 5, mCalLat2.hap1, whole genome shotgun sequence, a single genomic window includes:
- the LOC143400215 gene encoding olfactory receptor 14C36-like: MYFFLRNLSILDMCFISITVPNAFVNSLTINWVISVTGCATQIFLVLFCAYVEILILSIMAWDRYVAICQPLQYPLIMNCQFYVRVTLAFLLSGLLYAGVHTGNTFQLSFCQSNVVHQFFCDVPSLLRLSCSDTTSNVVLILVSAVVICGGCFLFIAMSYIHIFSAVLKFPTRAPGKAFSTCTPHILVVSIFLSSGSGVYLRSSATSDTLKYMVLSAFYTMIPPFLNPLSTVSGINR, from the coding sequence atgtacttcttcctcaggaACCTGTCAATTTTGGACATGTGCTTCATTTCCATCACTGTCCCCAATGCCTTTGTCAACTCTCTCACTATCAACTGGGTCATTTCAGTTACTGGTTGTGCAACGCAGATCTTCTTGGTCCTTTTTTGTGCATATGTAGAGATTTTGATTCTCTCCATCATGGCCTGGGACCGCTATGTTGCTATCTGCCAGCCCCTCCAGTACCCCCTCATCATGAACTGCCAGTTTTATGTCCGCGTGACCCTGGCTTTCCTGCTCAGTGGTCTGCTGTATGCAGGTGTGCACACTGGGAACACATTCCAGCTGTCCTTCTGCCAGTCAAACGTGGTCCACCAGTTCTTCTGTGATGTCCCCTCTCTGCTGAGGCTCTCCTGCTCTGACACCACCAGTAATGTGGTCCTTATTCTTGTCTCTGCTGTGGTCATTTGTGGTGGCTGCTTCCTTTTTATTGCCATGTCATACATTCACATATTTTCTGCTGTGCTGAAATTTCCCACCAGAGCCCCAGGGAAGGCCTTCTCCACCTGCACCCCTCACATCCTCGTGGTGTCCATCTTCCTCAGTTCTGGCTCAGGTGTGTACCTGAGGTCCTCAGCAACCTCTGACACCCTCAAGTACATGGTTCTCTCTGCCttttacaccatgattcctccctTCCTGAATCCTCTATCTACAGTCTCAGGAATAAACAGGTAA